Sequence from the Desertibacillus haloalkaliphilus genome:
TAAGAAGGTTGCTGAAATAGCTCTTGAGAAGGCTTGGCAAGGGGGAGCGAAGGCTGTTTACTTGAGTGTAGACATTGATAGTTTTGATGCCGGTTTTGTCCCAGGTACTGGTTGGCCGGAGCCTGGTGGCTTTTTGCCACGAGAAGGGTTAGAGTTTTTAGATATTGTTGCTAGAGAAGGCGTGTGTGGGATGGAACTAGTAGAAGTATCTCCGCCATACGACGTTAGTGATCAAACGGCATTGCTCGGTACACGTTGTATCGCAGATGTTTTAGCAGCAATGGTTGATGCAGGAAAGCTTGGGAAGTCATTTAAATAGAGAGTGTACGTCCGAGACCAAAGGTAGTCATACGGCTGGCACTGTTCCTCTCATTGTGGACGGTGTTTTTTTTTATTGAAGGATACCGAGGGGGGCGTCGGGAAAGAGATGTCATTCATGGAGGCGCTTGCAGGTACTGAAGGACAAAACGACTTAAAAAAGGTTGATAGATGTCCTTCATGAAGCTGATGAAGGACAAAGCGGGCAAGAAAAGGATGAGAAATGTCCTTCATGAAGCCGCTGAAGGACAAAATGGGCAAGAAAAGGATGAGAAATGTCCTTCATGAAGCCGCTGAAGGACAAAATGAGCAAGAAAAGGATGAGAAATGTCCTTCATGAAGCTGATGAAGAACAAAATGAGCAAGAAAAAGACCGATAGATGTCCTTCATGTAAGTCGTTTTGAATGGCGTGCTTCATAGAATAGTGTGAGAATATGGTTGCTTATTGAATTGGTTTCTGTATTGCTGTTTATCTCTCGACGTCCTTTAGATGACGTATGGCTTGAGGGTGTTCTTTTTTTGTGGTTTGTTATGTATGGATAGAACAAAAGAGCTCTAGTATCAAGTTTGCAAAACAGGAGGGGCATATGGACGCGATTAATTTAAATGATATTGTTTATGAATACCCAGATTCAACGAAGGCGGTGGATCGTTTATCTTTACAGATACCGATTGGGGCAAAAGTGGCGATCCTTGGACCAAATGGTGCTGGAAAATCGACATTACTACATCATTTAAATGGCTTAAAACTCCCGCAGGAAGGTTCCGTTACGATTATGGGTGTACCGCTTACGAAAAAAACAGCAAAAACGATCCGGCAAAAAGTAGGCTTAGTGTTTCAAGATCCTGATGATCAAGTATTCTCAGGTTCAGTTTGGGAGGATGTCCAGTTTGGACCGAGGAATTTAGGCTTATCAGAAGAAGAAATTCATGAGGTTTGTGAAGTTGCCTTGGGTTCTGTCGGTATGCGTGAGTTTAAGACAAAGGCGCCATATCATTTAAGTTATGGGCAAAAAAAACGAGTGGCGATTGCGGGGATATTAGCGATGAAACCTGAAATTGTTATTTTGGATGAACCGATGGCCTACCTTGATCCAGTTGGCCAAGATGAAGTAGCTGGACTTTTACAGGGGTTGCATTTTATGGGTAAAACGATCATTCTATCGACACATGATGTAGATTTTGCAGCCTCCTGGGCTGATCATATTATTCTGATGAGAGAAGGGAAGCTACTTGCTATGGGAGGACCAGATTTATTAGTTGATGAGGAATTAATAAGAAAGGCCAATTTACATTTACCGAGGATTGCACGCCTATTTCGGATGCTTCCGTCTTATGAGGCCGCAGAACTACCGAAGAATGAACAAGAAGCACTGCGCACATTAGAAGGGATGGTTAATGTTAACGAATGGCAGAGTGGTCGGTATGCAAAATAGCCACACTCATTCCTCATCAACGTAAAAGATATTAAACTTGTGCTTGAGCCTGATCGACAGCGTCTGGGTCGTTCGTTAAGTTAGCATTGTTAAATTGTAATGGACTGAAGTTGGCATCCCCTGGTTGCCCATAACCGACATTAAGTTTCGAGTTTGCTTGGTGTCCTTTATGAACAGCATGACCGAAGTTCATTGAGGCATTGTTCGACGTTTGGTTAATCCTAATCCCAAGGATATTGTTCATATGTGTAAAGAATGTCATCGCCCCCTAACTTTACTTTACTCTTTCATCGTATGTATCATTTGTAAGGATGTACCTATCTTTTAAAAATTTCTGGGTAAAACGTATAAAAGATAAGAAGTGGATATTCCCTAACCGTAACTCTTAATTGGATAGGCACAGCATTGTTGACTGGAGCATATGTATATGTAAAAGGAGTAGGCGTAAGGGGGAGGCGTATGAACAATTATTTACCAAACAATTGGAAGGATATGTTGCCGAAATTTTTAGGTGATGATTTCTTTTCAAACTTTGAAAACTTAGCCAATGATAATAGCCCTGCAAAAGTTAATATCTATGAAACAGGCAATGAATTATTATGTGTTTTTTCCTTGCCAGGCTTAAAACTTGAAGACGTTGATATTTATGCCTACGAGCGCACGCTTGAAGTAAGGGGATCTGTTCACGTTGATTTTAGTGGGTTTCGTCTCATTCAAGAAGAAATTCCACAAGGACCATTTAAGCGCACATTAGAATTACCTTATCCAGTTCGTGATGATAAAGTTGATGCGGCATTTCAGCGTGGCTTATTAGTGATCCACTTACATCGCTTGATTCGTTCAAACCAAGCGAAACAAAAGATAAACATAAAGAATTTGGATGAAGAATGACAGTTTCTTTAATATGAAAAGACCAAAGACCATTTTATCTAGAAAAGATTCGATGGTCTTTGGTCTTTTGTTTTTTATGTTTGGTTCGTATTAGCATTTGTTACTTCAGGCCCTTCTTCGTTTTCTAGGTCTTCCATTTCATTAAACTCCTCTGTATTCAAATCATTAAATGTAATGTCTTCATGCTCTTTAATGAGTTCTTTAATGTTTTCTGGGTCTGTAAGTGCGGTCATTCCAATATTAAGTGTCCCCGACAATTCTTTAACCGTTAGTTCTTGAACCTTGTAGTTGATGTTTTCGATATTAATCGGTTGAATGGACTCCAATTTTTCTTTTAGTTGCTGGTTTTCTTCTTCAATTTCTTCGATTTTCTTTTGGAGTTTTTCTAATAATGCTAGAGTTTGATTAGGCTTGACCTCATTTAGGTCTTCATTTTCTTCATTTTTTTTATTGTTGGTTGCTTTAGGTAAATATGGATCATCTGTTTGGTAAGTAGATTGCGGATAATCATATGTGGGTTGTTCGTAATCCCAAGCTTTTGGTTGAAAATAGGGATAACCCCAATTATAGTAATGAATCGATATCGCCCCCTATTGTGACTCTCTACTTACTCTATGGCTTTGTTGATTGATACATGACTTGTATTTTTGCGCACTGAGAGTGGGAATTTAATTCGATTGTGGGGGTAAGCCAAGTGTTCCAATCTCAATGATTTCGTTTTCTTCATCATTATTTTCATTATTGTTGTTCTCTTCCTTAGGCTCAATCTCTTCATAAAAGGGCTTCGGAAACCGAGCGGATGAGGAATGGTTGTCAGTAAAGACCGTTTTCCCGATATTTAAAGATCCGATTGTACTAATCGAGTTAATCCTGATCGTTTTAATATTGATTTGCATACGCTTAAGTCCTTTCTATTGGCTCTGTTAGCATAGGCGATCATCTAACAGAGCCTTGATTTAGAATTAAATCTGCGCTTGCGCTTGATCTTTTACATCAGGATCATTTACAAGATTGGCATTGTTAAATTGAAGTGGACTATAGTTTGCATCGCCTGCTTGGAAATAACCGACACTCATTTTTACATTCGCTTGATGGCCTTTGTGAACGGTGTTCCCAAAGTTAATTGAGGCGTTATTTGAGGCATTATTCACCCGAATACCAACAATGTTATTCACGTGTGTCAACGTAACATCCTCCCGAATATTAGCCTTACTAATAACCTATGATTTCTTATGGGCGGATGACACAAGTGAAAACCAATCAAATATATTTTATATGAAGATTGGTTTAGGTTTGCACTTAAAAGTCTCCCCGTAAAGCGCGTACATAGCCTTCCTTCGTTGGTACCTCTCCGCTTTCCAATGATTCTTGGATAAACTCACGTAATCGTTGGTTTTGTTGGAACATTTGTTCATTTGCTGCAGTTAAATAGTCAACTTTTAATTGTAAAGAACGCATCGAATCAAGTTCCATCTTCTGTGGATGAGGATCTTTTTGACTATCTTGTTGCTCTTTCGTGAGATTAACAATTTGAGACTCAAGATCTTTTTTGGTGTCTACGATCATTTTCTCTAACCGATTTAGATAGCCTTCAATTTGTTCAACCTTCCGTTCCATCAACGTCGGACACCACCTTTTAATTCTACTTCTCCTATGGTGTATGAACTGATGGTTTTTTTTATAACCAACAAGTGGTATTTGTTATGGTGCTGTACATTTGTCAATTGTTGTTCGCATTTTTTTCCATCTGTTTGTAAATAGTAAAGGTAAATAGATTGTTTTTCTAATATAGGAGGAAATCATGCCAGCCATTCTATCTGTTAGTACGCATAAACCAGAACATACAGTGACTCAGGAAGAAGCGATTGAACTGGCTAGAGAGACATTTCGGGAAGAATTTGTTGATATTGAGCGTCTGCTTCGTGTGTTTAATAATGGCCAAATTAAGCAACGTCACTTTGCGATGCCACTTCACTGGTACGATAAGGAGCATTCCTTTAAGGAGAGAAATGATTTATATGTAGAATGTGCGGTCAATTATGGTGTATCAGCCGTTAAGAAATGTCTAGAGAATCAACTTTTCTTAAAACATCGAATTGATTGTCGTGAGATCGATGCCATTTATTTCATCTCAAGTACAGGACTGTCTACCCCCAGTATTGAGGCGAGAATAGCAAACCGTCTACCTTTTAAATCAGATGTGAAGCGGATTCCGATTTGGGGTCTCGGCTGTGCTGGTGGTGCGGCTGGAATTAGCCGTGCCTATGAACATTGCTTAGCCTATCCGACATCGAAAGTACTCGTCGTTTGTATCGAGTTATGTAGTCTAACCTTTCAGAGAGATGATCAAACGAAAAGTAACTTAATTGGTACGTCTCTATTTGCTGATGGGGCCGCATGCGTTTTACTTGTTGGTGACGAAGTAAGAGATAGGTTGTCAAAACATCAGTCACTCCCACATATTGTCGCTACGAACTCACAATTATTGCCCGATTCAGAAGATGTGATGGGGTGGGATGTTGAAGATGATGGCTTGTATGTTGTCTTTGCAAGAAGTATCCCGATTTTGGTTGAGCAGTGGTTTTCCACGATTGTTGAGCAGTTTTTACAAAGCCATCAGTTGACAGTTGATCATGTTGATTATTTTATTGCCCATCCGGGAGGGAAGAAAGTGCTAGATGCTTATGATCAGATGTTCGACTCGAAGCGAGACATGACATCCATCTCTCGGGAAGTCCTTAAGCACAATGGAAATATGTCGTCTCCAACGGTTTTATATGTGTTGCTTGAGTTTATGAAACAATTACCACAAGCAGGGAAGACCGGACTTATCGGGGCTTTAGGGCCGGGGTTTAGTTCGGAGCTACTCTTGGTAGAGTGGAGATAGGAGGTCATTGGATGGCACTGTTTTTCATGCTGATTAGCGTGGTGATCGTACAGCGAATGATTGAGCTTTTGATTGCAAATAAAAATGCGCTAGTGATAAAGGAAAAAGGCGGTTATGAAGTTGGTAGAGAGCATTACAAATATATTGTTGCTCTCCATATCGGTTTTTTTGCCTCGTTCGTGTCAGAAGTTCTGTTATTTGATCGGTCGTTATTTACTTGGTGGTGGTTCCCGCTTCTTCTTTTTGGAGCAGCCCAACTAGCGCGGGCATGGAGCTTGTCTTCGTTAGGGGTATTTTGGAATACAAGAATTATTGTCCTACCTGGGGCTGAGGTTATTGCCAAAGGACCTTATCGATTTATGAAACACCCTAACTATGTCATTGTTGCTACAGAGTTGATTGCATTACCACTATTGTTTCAGGCTTATGTAACAGCGGTTGTATTTACGATTCTAAATGCGGTAATGATGATCATTCGAATACCGATTGAAGAGAGAGCCTTAATGGAGGCGACAAATTATCAAAAGGTATTTCAAAGCCAATTTCGATTTTTTCCTAAATTTAAATAAAGGCGTTTACCTAAAGATAGGATGCCCCAAATGATGATGGAAATCACTTTTCTGGGACATCCTTTTTTTATTTTCGGTGCTGCTGCTCCTTAATCAAATGGTTGATCTTTCTTTAGGTTGTTTTCCGATTCCTCGTTATCATCCTCTTCGTTAAATAGCTGTTCAATCGCTTTCTCGGACACACTTTCTATAGGACTATTAGTTTCTTCATCGTTTTCATTTTCTTTAGGAGGACAGCAAATGTTAAATTCGTCGCCAATAATATATTCTCCAGCAACAAACTTTGAGTTGGCTTGGTGGCCCTTATGAATCGAGGGGCCAAAGTTAATGGAACCTCCTCGAGCATGATTGATGCTTAAGTGATGAATATTGGTTTGATGCCGATATTTTCTCATCATCCTTACCTCCCTCGTCACTGTCCTTTCTTTATTAGTATGAAAACCGGGACAACCTTGTATAGATTACAATCACTTCATAGTTAAAGTTGGGTGGTTGTCTGATGATAAGATTGGAATGACAAAAAATTCTCGGTACAAATACCAAAATCAATTGTTTTTGAATATGAATATGATGACATCTGCTTAGAGGAGGAATATCATTGAAAACTCACCATTGTAAACATGGAGAAACGCTATATGTATTAGCAGAGAAGTATGATATTGATGTTAACTTACTGCTTAACTATAACCAACATATTCATGATCCGGCTAGCATTCTTGAGGGTACACAAGTAATCATCCCGTCAATGTCAGGTCATAAGGGTTTACACAAGCACCATTCAGTTACAAAAGGAAATGTCTGTGCCTATGTTAGTGACGAACCTATTAAATATAAAAAGCTGACAAATGTCCTCTGGCCATCGCAAGACTATGCTGTAGGTTATGGATCACATACTACGCTTACCCCTTACGATCAGAGCATACACCTCCCATACCGATCTGCACAGCAACAGCAGCTTCAAACGAGCTATCAGCAAATGAATTTTTATCCTCAGTATTACTATCCGAATGGGTATTATTATTAACGATCTTTCATTGATAACGTAAGCTGGGGACTGCGAGAGCTAATTCCGCTGTTATCATAAACAACATAGCACCCTACTGCATAGTTTATTAGTAGTTAGCATCAAAGGGGGTGTTCTTGTGTACGGTTGCTATGGTCCAGGTTACGGGTATGGCGCTCCAACGTATGGATACGGTGCGGGACGTGGCTTTGCGTTAATTGTCGTGCTGTTTATCCTCTTAATTATCATTGGAGCTTCTTGGGTTAGATAAGCAAAGTTGATACGATGCTGTATGAAGATCTCCATCGCGGTAGTCGGGAAAATCTCGACTGCCGCGATTTTTTGCGCTTCTGTACCTACAGTGTTCAGATAGTGCTATGACACGATTATAGTCTTGACATAGGAAGGGTTGACTTGTCACGTTATTGTCACTTCTAAAAGCTAGTTGCCGATGTTTAGGTGATTGGACTAGAATGAAAAAGGGTAAACTGTTGATAAGATTATTTTATGAGCTCGAAGTGAAAAGAATTTGGGGGTTGAAGTCACGGTGAGTAAAAAGCCAGCAAAACAACGATTTGAAGTTCAGGAAAATGAAACGATTGATGACTGTTTGAAACGAATGCAGAACGAAGGGTATATGCCAACTCGTAGGTTTGAGCAACCTGTTTTTAAAGAAGAAAAAAAGAATGGCAAGATTGAGCCTGTTTATTTACGGCAAAAAATTATTTTCGAAGGGAAACTGCAGTAAAATACGAACAATTAATAACAATGTTAAAACATTGTTCGATTTTTCGTTGACAAGTAATCTTACAAACTGCTACTATAAAAGCAACAGAAATAGTACTCAATTACATACCTCATATAATCTTGGGAATATGGCCCATAAGTTTCTACCTAATGACCATAAATCATTAGACTATGAGGGAAAGCCTTAAACAACTATGTTGCAGTCAAGCAGTTTTAGATGACGCTAACGCCTAGTGTTGGTTTGCTTTCTCGCCTAGAAGAAACAAAACCATGCACTAGGTTTTTTTGTATAGATTAATAGAAGGATAGATAACTAGCGCTAGGAGGACTCAAAAATGAACCCTTTAGTAGGTGTAATTATGGGGAGTACATCAGATTGGGAAACGATGGAGCATGCGTGTAAGGTACTAGAAGAACTAGAGGTTCCGTTTGAAAAAAAGGTTGTTTCTGCGCATAGGACACCTGATCTTATGTTTTCATATGCAGAACAAGCCAAAGAACGTGGCATCAAAGTCATCATCGCAGGGGCAGGCGGCGCTGCACATTTACCTGGGATGGTAGCAGCGAAAACGACGCTTCCTGTTATCGGTGTCCCGGTGCAATCGAAGGCCTTAAATGGACTTGATTCACTTTTGTCGATTGTGCAAATGCCGGGTGGTGTTCCGGTAGCGACAGTAGCGATCGGTAAGGCAGGAGCAACGAATGCAGGCCTCTTAGCAGCACAAATGCTTGGAACACAAATTCCAGCCATTGATGAAAGAATTGAAAAAAGAAGAAAAGAAACCTCAGATAAAGTGTTAGAAAGCAGTGAAACATTATGAACAAGTTGATTAAACCAGGGGACACATTAGGAATACTAGGCGGTGGTCAGCTTGGACGAATGATGGCAATTGCAGCAAAAGAGATGGGCTATAAGATTGCCGTGCTTGAACCAAAAGCGGATTCTCCGTGCGGTCAAGTCGCTGATGTTGAAGTGATCGCTAATTATGATGATCTAAATGGTGCCAAACAGTTAGCTGAACAATGTCAACTACTAACGTATGAATTTGAAAATATCAATGCGGATACGGCAGCTTGGCTTGAAAATAATCTCTACTTACCGCAAGGAAGCCAGCTATTATCGGTAACTCAAGATCGCGGCCGTGAAAAACGTGCGATTGAGTCCTTTGCCATCCAAGTAGCCCCGTATCGACTTATCGAGTCGTTTGCCGATTTAATAGCCGCCATTGATGAGATTGGCACGCCATCAGTGTTAAAAACATGCCGAGGTGGCTATGACGGTAAAGGGCAAGTCGTGATTAAAGAACAAGCTGATATTGAACAGGCTTATCAAACGCTAGAAAACAAAGGACAGCTTGTACTCGAACAATGGATTCCATTTGAAAAGGAATTGTCAGTGATTGTTTCAAGAAGTGTCTCAGGTGAAGTGAAGACGTTCCCGGTTGCTGAAAATATTCACCGCGACAATATACTACATCAATCGATTGTACCAGCGCGTATATCGGCTCATGTCGAACAAAAAGCAGAAGAGATTGCGAAGAAGCTGGCACAATCGTTTGAAATGGTGGGTACACTTGCCGTTGAAATGTTTTTAACAAAAAGTGGTGACATCTATGTCAATGAATTAGCGCCCCGACCGCATAACTCTGGTCATTATACGATTGATGCATGTGAAACGTCGCAATTTCAACAACATATTCGCGCTGTTTGCGATTGGCCATTAGGGGAAACAAACTTATTAAAGCCGGTCGTTATGGTGAATATACTTGGTGAACATGTCGATGCTGTGATCGACAAAATTCCTGAGTTTTCCGACGTGAAGTTGCATTTGTACGGGAAAGAGGAAGCGAAATCAAAACGGAAAATGGGGCACGTGAATATTCTTGCAGATCATGTCGATGAGGCATTAGAAAAAGCTGAAGCGCTGAACATTTGGTAGGTATGATAAAATGACAACGACAGGTAATTTAGGAAAAAGACTGGAGGAACTGAAATGATTGAACGTTATACACGCCCTGAAATGGGGGCGATCTGGACAGAGGAGAACCGCTTTAAAGCTTGGCTGGAGGTTGAAATTGTTGCTTGTGAGGCATGGGCTGAGCTTGGGGATATCCCAAAAGGTGATGTGGAGAAAATTCGCGAAAAAGCGACATTTGATGTTGAGCGCATCCATGAAATCGAAGCAGAGACTCGACATGATGTCGTGGCATTTACACGAGCGGTTTCCGAAAGCTTAGGAGAAGAGCGAAAATGGGTCCATTACGGGTTAACTTCAACAGACGTTGTAGATACCGCATTATCATACTTACTAAAACAAGCGAATGAGATTCTTGAGAAGGACTTAACAAACTTCTTAGAGATTTTAAAAGACAAGGCCGTTGCACATAAATATACAGTCATGATGGGACGTACTCATGGTGTTCATGCTGAGCCAACAACCTTTGGGTTAAAACTCGCTCTTTGGTACGAAGAGATGAAGCGGAACATTGAGCGTTTCAAGCAAGCAGCAGAAGGTGTACGTGTAGGTAAATTATCAGGAGCTGTTGGTACATACGCCAACATTGATCCATTTATTGAACAATATGTGTGTGAGAACCTTGGCCTTGAACGAGCATCCGTCTCAACGCAAACCTTGCAGCGTGATCGCCATGCCAATTATCTAGCAACATTAGCACTTATTGCTTCTTCAATTGAAAAGTTTGCGGTTGAAGTACGCGGTCTGCAAAAGAGTGAGACGCGTGAAGTTGAGGAGTTTTTTGCTAAAGGTCAAAAAGGATCATCAGCGATGCCTCATAAACGAAACCCAGTCGGTTCCGAGAACATGACGGGGCTAGCGCGAGTGATTCGTGGGCATATGCTAACCGCTTATGAAAATGTGCCGTTATGGCATGAGCGTGACATTTCTCATTCATCAGCCGAACGAATTATTCTTCCTGATGCAACAATTGCCCTAAATTATATGCTCAACCGCTTTGGGAATATCATCAAAAACTTAACGGTTTTCCCTGAGAACATGAAACGCAACATGACAAGAACATATGGATTAATTTATTCACAGCGTGTCCTGCTT
This genomic interval carries:
- a CDS encoding ATP-binding cassette domain-containing protein; amino-acid sequence: MDAINLNDIVYEYPDSTKAVDRLSLQIPIGAKVAILGPNGAGKSTLLHHLNGLKLPQEGSVTIMGVPLTKKTAKTIRQKVGLVFQDPDDQVFSGSVWEDVQFGPRNLGLSEEEIHEVCEVALGSVGMREFKTKAPYHLSYGQKKRVAIAGILAMKPEIVILDEPMAYLDPVGQDEVAGLLQGLHFMGKTIILSTHDVDFAASWADHIILMREGKLLAMGGPDLLVDEELIRKANLHLPRIARLFRMLPSYEAAELPKNEQEALRTLEGMVNVNEWQSGRYAK
- a CDS encoding spore germination protein: MTFFTHMNNILGIRINQTSNNASMNFGHAVHKGHQANSKLNVGYGQPGDANFSPLQFNNANLTNDPDAVDQAQAQV
- a CDS encoding Hsp20/alpha crystallin family protein; the protein is MNNYLPNNWKDMLPKFLGDDFFSNFENLANDNSPAKVNIYETGNELLCVFSLPGLKLEDVDIYAYERTLEVRGSVHVDFSGFRLIQEEIPQGPFKRTLELPYPVRDDKVDAAFQRGLLVIHLHRLIRSNQAKQKINIKNLDEE
- the gerPC gene encoding spore germination protein GerPC, which produces MSIHYYNWGYPYFQPKAWDYEQPTYDYPQSTYQTDDPYLPKATNNKKNEENEDLNEVKPNQTLALLEKLQKKIEEIEEENQQLKEKLESIQPINIENINYKVQELTVKELSGTLNIGMTALTDPENIKELIKEHEDITFNDLNTEEFNEMEDLENEEGPEVTNANTNQT
- a CDS encoding spore germination protein, with the protein product MNNIVGIRVNNASNNASINFGNTVHKGHQANVKMSVGYFQAGDANYSPLQFNNANLVNDPDVKDQAQAQI
- a CDS encoding type III polyketide synthase codes for the protein MPAILSVSTHKPEHTVTQEEAIELARETFREEFVDIERLLRVFNNGQIKQRHFAMPLHWYDKEHSFKERNDLYVECAVNYGVSAVKKCLENQLFLKHRIDCREIDAIYFISSTGLSTPSIEARIANRLPFKSDVKRIPIWGLGCAGGAAGISRAYEHCLAYPTSKVLVVCIELCSLTFQRDDQTKSNLIGTSLFADGAACVLLVGDEVRDRLSKHQSLPHIVATNSQLLPDSEDVMGWDVEDDGLYVVFARSIPILVEQWFSTIVEQFLQSHQLTVDHVDYFIAHPGGKKVLDAYDQMFDSKRDMTSISREVLKHNGNMSSPTVLYVLLEFMKQLPQAGKTGLIGALGPGFSSELLLVEWR
- a CDS encoding isoprenylcysteine carboxyl methyltransferase family protein, whose amino-acid sequence is MALFFMLISVVIVQRMIELLIANKNALVIKEKGGYEVGREHYKYIVALHIGFFASFVSEVLLFDRSLFTWWWFPLLLFGAAQLARAWSLSSLGVFWNTRIIVLPGAEVIAKGPYRFMKHPNYVIVATELIALPLLFQAYVTAVVFTILNAVMMIIRIPIEERALMEATNYQKVFQSQFRFFPKFK
- a CDS encoding LysM peptidoglycan-binding domain-containing protein, which encodes MKTHHCKHGETLYVLAEKYDIDVNLLLNYNQHIHDPASILEGTQVIIPSMSGHKGLHKHHSVTKGNVCAYVSDEPIKYKKLTNVLWPSQDYAVGYGSHTTLTPYDQSIHLPYRSAQQQQLQTSYQQMNFYPQYYYPNGYYY
- a CDS encoding YjcZ family sporulation protein, which codes for MYGCYGPGYGYGAPTYGYGAGRGFALIVVLFILLIIIGASWVR
- a CDS encoding NETI motif-containing protein, producing the protein MSKKPAKQRFEVQENETIDDCLKRMQNEGYMPTRRFEQPVFKEEKKNGKIEPVYLRQKIIFEGKLQ
- the purE gene encoding 5-(carboxyamino)imidazole ribonucleotide mutase, which translates into the protein MNPLVGVIMGSTSDWETMEHACKVLEELEVPFEKKVVSAHRTPDLMFSYAEQAKERGIKVIIAGAGGAAHLPGMVAAKTTLPVIGVPVQSKALNGLDSLLSIVQMPGGVPVATVAIGKAGATNAGLLAAQMLGTQIPAIDERIEKRRKETSDKVLESSETL
- the purK gene encoding 5-(carboxyamino)imidazole ribonucleotide synthase, which translates into the protein MNKLIKPGDTLGILGGGQLGRMMAIAAKEMGYKIAVLEPKADSPCGQVADVEVIANYDDLNGAKQLAEQCQLLTYEFENINADTAAWLENNLYLPQGSQLLSVTQDRGREKRAIESFAIQVAPYRLIESFADLIAAIDEIGTPSVLKTCRGGYDGKGQVVIKEQADIEQAYQTLENKGQLVLEQWIPFEKELSVIVSRSVSGEVKTFPVAENIHRDNILHQSIVPARISAHVEQKAEEIAKKLAQSFEMVGTLAVEMFLTKSGDIYVNELAPRPHNSGHYTIDACETSQFQQHIRAVCDWPLGETNLLKPVVMVNILGEHVDAVIDKIPEFSDVKLHLYGKEEAKSKRKMGHVNILADHVDEALEKAEALNIW
- the purB gene encoding adenylosuccinate lyase, with amino-acid sequence MIERYTRPEMGAIWTEENRFKAWLEVEIVACEAWAELGDIPKGDVEKIREKATFDVERIHEIEAETRHDVVAFTRAVSESLGEERKWVHYGLTSTDVVDTALSYLLKQANEILEKDLTNFLEILKDKAVAHKYTVMMGRTHGVHAEPTTFGLKLALWYEEMKRNIERFKQAAEGVRVGKLSGAVGTYANIDPFIEQYVCENLGLERASVSTQTLQRDRHANYLATLALIASSIEKFAVEVRGLQKSETREVEEFFAKGQKGSSAMPHKRNPVGSENMTGLARVIRGHMLTAYENVPLWHERDISHSSAERIILPDATIALNYMLNRFGNIIKNLTVFPENMKRNMTRTYGLIYSQRVLLSLIDKGMVREEAYDLVQPKAMEAWEKGIQFRELVEQEERITSVLTPEEIENCFDYNHHLKHVDTIFDRVGLA